Proteins from one Besnoitia besnoiti strain Bb-Ger1 chromosome XIII, whole genome shotgun sequence genomic window:
- a CDS encoding hypothetical protein (encoded by transcript BESB_030100), translating to MRGERRGRGRPGCGASRGRGAARASSPKRADLVVEPEQNSAFGRPQTPPPAVDGGKRRRGERDASTAGSPERHTARSDDGDDAAEHPAASEAGDKTPALRAFVEGETPAAPGGDLLLLLTNSDADQSLASKRRKKARVASGAVPGEGAAGVQRTPLRHALRYLRQLPDFLDPSLFSAATPRFRDAQSPLETARAAGDGDASESEAEERAEGEEDEAEGENEGRRKCRRGASVAPFSVRAQAVEALHARLSAEAAAALVEGRPPLSAPASTHAKPRTGSPSAPTFGKRYQGRFLRSEDAGGGEDDLARRDGGEQPEQRCRRALLRLIRREAIPLLLKRPREKGASRGGDTGCEGGCEGGSLEEETRRYALCLVRPLQSVQPSPLSSLARRDDPRGGAGSAAPWRDCFLNAGSSVWTLAVCEELPGGGAACVSAAGADDEGFVVLAVGVHGRAALLSCLGGLGVGEGGGEENGWRPSEEAESALATEGAASGDPGARGGPETRLGAEKSLGMIQLWRVSSDPRRRPRFALGILHSGGSCRSLQWVGASARDLRRPPAAGSAGAETRRQAEIGREATRRPREAARADARADGLAEAAGATIAPSVKTESADGAEGMEGAETREDSTRGASNVEPETRRPGLREDNPEKLLFASRVGLLAGAFADDSLRIWSVPLAPFVDPESDEEAEDESEDDAKGLSGVCRETTETLFARRAARCFFLPPVWSFRHPDVPRPPSPSMPFFCVAAAPPPLAASAPGSARPAQAPGASAWGLPYEAAPLRLVAGSEGGMLFVFSFFASPCTTGERPQCVWAAAAVVAPSAHLRACAFLPAADSSLLAVSAASGGDDSSSNNSVVLVNLRQVAAGAGSGGAAAEAAPGLLPPIEAKSGCVSGREIHDIAWSPIGRYATVAATNAVVVNLQKPQATQLPLKQVLPALMLASLEPAPKAPRGRPSAAAKARGGRGGGPGAGGAPKLHEEERKQRERAAKDAAAVDRCCWSTSVCGHLGLFVFDDGSFVSGSLSLLEQRVFDSADLVRWTLPGSREQRLVSEHRKLLLEQTGAAPSADGTLRPPSACGASPELEDGLSAPASPPCATSGHTQQGSADNVAGVSASCAPGPEGREDPSFRSLFRHVAARFAAQQTRQVKRLAASGLLVEIFREEEGAARETDAAEPSQAPAASRGSDAWKQAGGVGDAGKTASQPQEASGLQQPQARRDEEGEEEIRWKPEDERILALHRIVSVCPYRNSRYFGQRPLAVYGGAAGIIHLRALC from the exons ATGCGCGGGGAAAGACGAGGTCGCGGCAGgcccggctgcggcgcgtcgagggggcgtggagccgcgcgggcctcttcTCCGAAACGCGCAGACTTGGTTGTTGAACCCGAACAAAACTCCGCTTTcgggcgcccgcagacgcctccacCGGCTGTCGACGGCGGAaaaaggaggcgaggcgaacgagaCGCGTCGACGGCAGGCAGcccagagagacacacggcgcggagcgacgacggtgacgacgctgcagagcaccccgccgccagcgaagcggGAGATAAAacgccggcgcttcgcgcctTCGTGGAGGGAGAGACACCCGCCGCCCCAGGCGGAGacctgctgcttctgctgaccaacagcgacgcagatcagtcgctcgcctccaagCGGCGAAAGAAAGCGCGTGTCGCGTCGGGGGCAGTCCccggcgaaggagccgcgGGTGTGCAGCGGACCCCGCTGCGACATGCGCTGCGATATCTGCGGCAACTGCCCGACTTTCTCGATCCTTCACTATtttccgccgcgacgccgagattccgcgacgcgcagagtcCTTTAgagactgcgcgcgccgcgggcgacggcgacgcaagcgagagcgaggcggaagaaagagccgagggagaagaagacgaagcggaggggGAGAACGAAGGCCGTCGCAagtgccgcagaggcgcgagtgTCGCGCCTTTTTCGGTCCGCGCCCAGgctgtcgaggcgctgcacgcgcggctctctgcagaagccgctgcggcgcttgtGGAGGGCCGTCCCCCGCtttctgcgccggcgtctacgcacgcgaagccgcgcacaGGAAGCCCTTCCGCGCCGACTTTTGGCAAGCGATACCAAGGCAGGTTCCTCCGCAGtgaggacgcaggcggcggcgaagacgacctCGCACGGCGGGACGGGGGGGAGCAGCCTGAGcaacgctgcagacgcgcgctgcTCAGGCTGATCCGACGCGAGGCGATTCCCCTCTTGctgaagaggccgcgcgagaaagGCGCGTCGAGAGGGGGAGACACCGGCTGCGAGGGCGGCTGCGAGGGGGGCAGtctcgaggaggagacgcggcgctaCGCCTTGTGCTTGGTGAGGCCTTTGCAGAGTGTGCAGCCGAGCCCGctttcttcgctcgcgcgccgagatGATCCccgtggcggcgcaggctccgccgcgccctggcgCGACTGCTTCCTGAACGCAGGCAGCAGTGTGTGGacgctcgccgtctgcgaaGAGCtgccggggggcggcgctgcgtgcgtgtcggctgccggcgcggacgacgaaggcTTCGTGGTGCTCGCAGTGGGCGTCCACGGGCGTGCGGCGCTGCTTTCGTGCCttggcggcctcggcgttggcgaaggaggcggcgaggaaaaCGGGTGGCGGCCGAGTGAAGAGGCGGAGTCAGCACTCGCGACGGAGGGAGCCGCGTCGGGGGACCCCGGGGCGAGAGGGGGCCCAGAAACGCGTCTCGGAGCGGAGAAGAGCCTCGGCATGATTCAACTATGGCGCGTGTCGAGCgatccgcggcgccggccgcgcttcgccctcgGCATTTTGCACTCG GGAGGCTcctgccgctctctccagTGGGTcggggcctctgcgcgcgacctgcgccggccgcccgccgccggctctgcgggcgcggagacaaggAGACAGGCAGAGATAGGCCGAGAGGCaacgaggcggccgcgcgaggccgcgagggccgACGCTCGCGCGGACGGACTGGCtgaggctgcaggcgcgacgaTCGCGCCCAGTGTGAAGACAGAgtccgccgacggcgcggagggcatggagggcgcggagacgcgcgaggatTCGACTCGCGGCGCATCAAACGTAGAgccagagacgcggcgaccggGGCTGCGAGAGGACAACCCTGAGAAGCTGCTCTTTGCGTCGCGGGTGGGgcttctcgcaggcgccttcgcggacgACTCCCTCCGCATTTGGTCTGTccccctcgcgcccttcGTCGACCCAGAGtccgacgaggaagcggaagacgagagcgaagacgacgcgaaaGGCCTCtcaggcgtctgccgcgagaCGACAGAGACGCTCTTCGCgagacgggcggcgcg GTGCTTCTTTCTGCCGCCCGTGTGGAGCTTTCGGCACCCCGACGTCCCGCGgcccccctcgccctcgatgccgttcttctgcgtggccgcggcgccgccgccgctcgctgcctccgccccggGGTCTGCGCgtccggcgcaggcgccgggcgcATCCGCCTGGGGGTTGCCTTACGAAGCCGCTCCTCTTCGGCTGGTCGCCGGGAGCGAGGGCGGGATGCTGTTTGtgttttccttcttcgcttcgccctgCACCACGGGGGAGCGCCCGCAATGCGTTtgggccgccgcagcggtcgTGGCGCCCTCGGCCcacctccgcgcctgcgcgtttcTTCCAGCGGCGGACTcgagtctcctcgccgtctccgccgcctcgggcggcgacgacagcagcagcaacaaCAGCGTGGTGCTCGTCAACCTTCGCCAGGTCGCCGCGGGTGCGGGTTCCGGGGGGGCGGCTGCCGAGGCGGCCCCGGGGCTGCTACCCCCGATCGAGGCCAAAAGCGGATGCGTGAGCGGCAGGGAAATCCACGACATCGCCTGGAGCCCCATCGGCAGATACGCGACCGTCGCCGCGAC GAACGCAGTCGTTGTCAATCtgcagaagccgcaggcgacgcagctgccgctgaagCAAGTTCTCCCCGCCCTCATGCTGGCGTCGCTGGAGCCCGCGCCCAAGGCGCCCCGCGGCcggccgagcgccgccgcgaaggcccgcggcggtcgcgggggGGGGCCTGGCGCCGGCGGTGCGCCGAAGCTgcacgaggaggagcggaagcaacgcgagcgcgccgctaaggatgccgctgccgtcgaccgctgctgctggagcacAAGCGTCTGCGGGCACCTTGGGCTATTCGTCTTCGATGACGGCAG TTTTGTGTCGGGAAGCTTGAGCTTGCTGGAGCAGCGTGTGTTCGACTCGGCCGACCTGGTGCGGTGGACGCTCCCTGGAAGCCGCGAGCAGCGTCTGGTGTCTGAACACCGCAAGCTGTTGCTGGAGCAGACAGGGGCGGCGCCATCTGCGGACGGAACTCTTCGTCCACCGTCAGCCTGCGGGGCTTCGCCAGAACTGGAAGACGGGCtttctgcgccggcgtctcccccCTGTGCGACCAGCGGGCATACGCAGCAAGGCTCTGCCGACAACGTCGCAGGCGTTTCCGCATCCTGCGCCCCGGGGCCCGAGGGTCGCGAGGATCCCTCGTTCCGCTCGCTGTTCCGGCAcgtggcggcgcgcttcgcggcgcagcagacgcggcaggTGAAGCGGCTGGCGGCCAGCGGTCTGCTCGTTGAGATTttccgcgaagaggagggtgcggcgcgcgagacggacgccgcggagccttCGCAGGCTccggccgcgagccgcgggagTGACGCTTGGAAacaggcgggcggcgtggGCGACGCGGGGAAAACTGCCTCCCAGCCGCAGGAGGCCAgtgggctgcagcagccacaAGCGCGCAGggatgaagaaggcgaggaggaaattCGCTGGAAGCCCGAGGATGAACGCATTCTCGCTCTGCACCG AATCGTCAGCGTGTGCCCGTACCGGAATTCGCGGTACTTTGGCCAGCGTCCATTGGCCGTCTACGGCGGGGCTGCGGGAATCATTCATCTCCGTGCTCTTTGTTGA
- a CDS encoding hypothetical protein (encoded by transcript BESB_030120) → MGIRRRLRSCLSSFAIAIRVSVISHKAVAETFAGGILGGSSNSRPQPIQNGASVCTSRKLPRRLCTYSERTATSFAEGTGQHKAQESMESWQDFCWQIRSARRRVADKLDSLYAYEIPTIPGEQGRLKDYLRNPPFLTRYGPTYKTTQANPEHFTDIGADKREMSPIALLRQKEPSEAAGVREDVEGSTVVLERGDYASPTDLLALESLSEN, encoded by the exons ATGGGAATTCGACGCCGACTACGCAGTTGTCTTTCCAGCTTCGCGATCGCCATCCGCGTCTCGGTCATTTCACACAAGGCAGTAGCCGAAACTTTCGCCGGTGGCATTCTCGGAGGGAGTTCGAATTCGAGACCACAACCAATTCAGAACGGAGCGAGCGTCTGCACAAGCAGGAAGTTGCCGAGGCGCTTGTGCACTTACAGTGAACGCACAGCAACTTCCTTCGCGGAGGGCACTGGTCAAC ACAAGGCTCAAGAAAGTATGGAAAGCTGGC AGGATTTCTGCTGGCAGATCCGGAGTGCGAGGCGTAGAGTGGCTGATAAACTTGATTCGTTGTATGCGTACGAG ATTCCCACCATACCGGGTGAACAAGGCAGACTAAAAGACTATTTGAGAAA ccctcCGTTCTTGACCCGTTATGGGCCTACGTACAAGACAACTCAAGCAAATCCAGAACACTTCACTGATATTGGAGCGGACAAGAGGGAGATGTCGCCTATTGCCTTGCTGCGTCAAAAGGAGCCTTCTGAAGCGGCAGGCGTTCGCGAAGACGTAGAGGGTTCGACGGTGGTGCTA GAACGTGGTGATTATGCGTCTCCAACCGATTTGCTTGCTCTTGAAAGCCTGTCGGAGAACTAA
- a CDS encoding hypothetical protein (encoded by transcript BESB_030110): MYTPITMEKPSAYVIIIPLLLCYSLQRDTYDHDAIWFCIVFYTIFGGIMRTTGGTEFASSYQPDVLSSGREFSSFAESLASPTEPFATAEDTPTQGRGGRSRRRGGSSSTPVSMTAPGSPEFGASLSSPTSGTTTSTTTVSPTYASSSDNGSIDDIAREMPGDVIVEERDGEYIYFFIEEDGRRTQLENAPPLEQMEPDSFFTEQYLLDKPIKLLDQEQQEKLYKARMEKPTTSTRISVTRPTGETDTVPTREERREGVGVMALPPRQQELGLL, from the exons ATGTACACGCCTATAACAATGGAGAAACCCAGCGCTTATGTCATCATAATCCCGTTGCTTCTTTGTTACAGCCTGCAG CGGGACACCTACGACCATGATGCCATCTGGTTCTGCATCGTTTTCTACACCATTTTCGGGGGAATAATGCGTACAACCGGAGGCACTGAATTCGCGTCTTCCTACCAGCCAGACGTGCTCAGCAGTGGAAGAGAGTTCTCATCATTTGCGGAGTCGCTAGCCAGCCCGACAGAACCGTTTGCGACTGCAGAAGACACGCCGACGCaagggaggggagggagatcgcggcgtcgaggcgggTCTTCGTCCACGCCAGTGAGTATGACGGCGCCAGGTTCGCCAGAattcggcgcctcgctcagCAGCCCAACCAGCGGAACGACAACGTCCACGACAACCGTATCACCCACTTACGCAAGCTCGTCAGACAACGGTAGCATTGATGACATCGCTCGAGAAATGCCAGGGGATGTCATcgtcgaggagagagacggcgagtatatatatttcttCATCGAAGAGGACGGCCGGCGCACGCAACTCGAAAACGCGCCACCGCTAGAACAGATGGAGCCCGACAGCTTTTTCACTGAGCAATACTTGCTCGACAAACCGATAAAACTACTTGATCAG GAACAGCAAGAGAAGCTGTATAAGGCAAGAATGGAGAAGCCAACCACCTCTACGCGAATAAGCGTGACACGCCCGACAGGTGAAACCGACACTGTACCaacgagagaggagcggagagagggagtTGGCGTTATGGCCCTGCCGCCTCGGCAGCAGGAGCTCGGCCTGCTTTGA
- a CDS encoding hypothetical protein (encoded by transcript BESB_030080) produces the protein MARGSLPLTSPGSSRGSLRAASVLCLLLFLLSPSFLCGAFACEAAAAAEGPGARALGAKTDPWLPSLDLAIPESHDTRKTVYDVLKEVEDTPNDNLLFAVARDVVNTYQLTKPFFDEFLRLHQQSRAKQKAKNNVLAGIDPPSGANPNGVAATAAQPLASPLGSGAESRGDREDGWKKKKARRDEREGKKHQERKKKVQEAGTPEQGGEEKEKTHRDKPKLLGYSGTSRLLS, from the exons ATGGCGCGTGGCTCTTTGCCTCTGACTTCCCCTGGATCCTCCCGCGGCTCGCTTCGTGCGGCGTCTGTCCTCTGTTtgctcctttttcttctttctccgtcgTTCCTCTGTGGGGCCTTCGcgtgcgaggccgcagcggctgcggaggggcCTGGCGCGCGGGCTCTCGGGGCGAAAACCGACCCGTGGCTACCGTCCCTGGACCTCGCGATTCCCGAGAGTCACGACACCCGCAAGACAGTCTACGACGTGCTCAAGGAGGTGGAAGACACGCCGAACGACAATCTGCTTTTTGCagtcgcgcgcgacgtcgTGAACACCTATCAGCTGACCAAACCATTCTTCGACGAGTTCCTCCGCTTGCACCAACAAAGCCGCGCAAAGCAAAAAGCGAAAAACAACGTCCTCGCCGGCATCGACCCTCCCAGCGGAGCGAACCCgaacggcgtcgccgccaccgccgcgcagccgctcgcgtcgcccctcgggtccggcgccgagagccgcggcgacagggAAGACGGGTGGAAG aagaaaaaggcgaggcgagacgagCGGGAAGGCAAGAAGCACcaggagaggaaaaagaaagTGCAGGAGGCCGGGACGCCCGAgcagggcggagaagagaaagaaaagacgcaCAGAGACAAGCCGAAGCTCCTGGGGTACTCTGGAACCTCGCGACTCCTGAGCTGA
- a CDS encoding putative ClpB (encoded by transcript BESB_030130), translating into MGCSMFHFVPAPPRSRSRFSQGPNERLSTRACALFLWGALVSAFFQHAAGHTIQLSMQTTSRLGFIPLGMPAAHRSSLHAHVCSPAGRASPLRTVACGRQRTASWYNNLLSRFNLPQMGEGGTPRSTQLRMAEDGLVLNSEDYTEKAWEAMGALGELADKLESGYVEAEMLLKALLDDGPDGLATQIFSKAGADVPKMQEELNRHLKTQPRMTMGFSDQKVLGRGLQNVLTAAQRYKREFKDQYMSVEHLVLALAAEDTKFTRPFLTRSSVSFNKLRSAVEDIRGKKKVTSKNPELAYQALDRYSRDLTAAARAGKLDPVIGRDDEIRRTIQILSRRTKNNPVLLGDPGVGKTAIVEGLAQRIISGDVPDSLKGRRVISLDMAALIAGAKYRGEFEERLKAVLKEVQDAEGDVVMFIDEIHTVVGAGAGGEGGAMDAGNMLKPMLARGEFRCIGATTTTEYRQYIEKDKALERRFQKVLVEEPQVTETISILRGLKDRYEVHHGVRILDSALVEAANLAHRYISDRFLPDKAIDLVDEAAARLKIQVSSKPIQLDEIDRRLLQLEMEKISIQGDSRERMLDEQEKWRLRSVESQIEQLKTEQAKLTEEWTKEKSQVDAIRAFKERIDVVKVEVEKAERDFDLNRAAELRFETLPDLERQLKEAEEQYKAATAGGKRMLRDEVTVDDIATVVAMWTGIPVTRLKQSEKEKLLNLETDLHRRVVGQDHAVQVVAEAIQRSRAGLNDPNRPIASLFFLGPTGVGKTELCRSLAELMFDSEDAMVKIDMSEYMEKHTISRLLGAPPGYVGYEQGGQLTDEVRKKPYSVILFDEMEKAHPDVFNILLQVLDDGRVTDGKGNLVNFRNCIVIFTSNLGSQHILEMARDPARKQEMKTKVMQSVREALRPEFFNRVDEFVIFDSLSKKELKSIVGLEMAKVADRLLEKKVKLKVEDSALAYLADVGYDPAYGARPLKRLIQREVETPIAQNMLRGIVNESDSVSVAAENGKLNFSFPSAKKSPSPAVTATA; encoded by the exons ATGGGGTGTTCTATGTTTCACTTTGTAccggctccgccgcggagccgcagtCGTTTTTCCCAGGGCCCAAATGAGCGACTATCCACACGAGCCTGCGCTCTTTTCCTCTGGGGGGCACTCGTTTCCGCCTTTTTCCAGCATGCTGCGGGCCACACCATCCAACTTTCCATGCAGACGACTTCACGCTTGGGCTTCATTCCCTTGGGCATGCCAG CTGCTCATCGGTCGTCTCTCCACGCACATGTTTGCTCTCCTGCTGGCCGCGCGTCCCCACTTCGCACTGTCGCCTGCGGTAGACAGCGCACAGCCTCGTGGTACAACAACCTTCTTTCTAGATTCAACCTTCCACAGAtgggcgagggggggacaCCCAGGTCCACGCAGCTCCGAATGGCAGAAGACGGCCTCGTCCTCAACTCAGAGGACTACACCGAGAAGGCATGGGAGGCCATGGGTGCGCTAGGCGAGTTGGCCGACAAGCTTGAGTCTGGTTACGTGGAGGCGGAGATGCTTCTCAAAG CTTTGCTGGATGACGGGCCGGACGGATTGGCGACGCAGATCTTCTCCAAAGCGGGGGCAGATGTGCCTAAGATGCAAGAGGAGCTGAATCGACACTTGAAAACACAGCCGCGAATGACGATGGGGTTCTCCGATCAGAAGGTTCTGGGCCGCGGGCTTCAAAACGTCCTTacagccgcgcagcggtACAAACGAGAGTTTAAG GACCAGTATATGAGCGTGGAGCATCTGGTGCTGGCTCTGGCTGCGGAAGATACCAAGTTCACGAGGCCTTTCCTGACTCGGAGCAGCGTCTCCTTCAACaagctccgcagcgccgttGAGGACATCCGCGGCAAGAAGAAGGTCACGTCGAAGAACCCTGAACTG GCCTACCAGGCGCTCGACCGGTACTCGAGGGACTtgactgccgcggcgcgggcagggAAACTGGATCCAGTCATTGGTCGAGACGACGAAATCCGGCGAACCATTCAGattctctcgcggcgcaccAAGAACAACCCCGTCCTCCTCGGTGACCCTGGCGTCGGGAAAACGGCCATTGTGGAGGGGCTGGCGCAGCGTATCATCTCGGGCGACGTCCCAGACTCGCTCAAGGGCCGTCGCGTGATATCGCTGGACATGGCCGCTCTAATTGCAG gcgccaaGTATCGAGGCGAATTCGAAGAGCGACTCAAGGCGGTGCTGAAAGAAGTTCaggacgccgaaggcgacgtTGTGATGTTCATCGACGAGATTCACACCGTCGTCggagcgggcgcgggaggagagggcgggGCGATGGACGCTGGCAACATGCTCAAG CCCATGCTCGCCAGAGGGGAGTTCCGCTGCATCGgtgcgacgacgacgacggagtATCGGCAGTACATCGAGAAGGACAAGGCCCTCGAGCGGCGTTTTCAAAAAGTCTTG GTCGAAGAGCCACAGGTCACGGAAACCATCAGCATTCTGAGAGGCCTGAAAGATCGCTACGAGGTGCACCACGGTGTCCGTATCCTGGATTCCGCCCTCGTTGAGGCAGCGAATCTCGCCCACCGATACATTAG CGACCGTTTTCTGCCTGACAAGGCGATTGACCTCGTCGatgaagcggcggcgcggctgaagATCCAGGTCTCCAGCAAGCCGATCCAGTTGGACGAAATCGACAgacgcctgctgcagctggagaTGGAGAAAATCTCGATTCAAGGCGATAGCCGCGAACGCATGCTGGACGAGCAGGAAAAGTGGAGGCTGCGTAGCGTCGAGAGCCAGATTGAACAGCTCAAGACCGAACAG GCGAAACTCACCGAGGAGTGGACGAAGGAAAAGTCGCAGGTCGACGCGATTCGCGCCTTCAAAGAGCGCATCGACGTCGTGAAGGTGGAAGTCGAGAAGGCCGAACGCGACTTTGACTTGAACAGAGCGGCGGAACTCCGCTTCGAAACGCTCCCCGACCTCGAA CGCCAACtgaaagaagcagaggagcAGTACAAAGCCGCGACGGCTGGCGGCAAGCGCAtgctgcgcgacgaggtCACAGTCGACGACATCGCAACCGTCGTCGCCATGTGGACTGGGATCCCTGTCACGCGACTGAAAcagagcgagaaggagaagcttCTCAACCTGGAGACAGATCTGCACCGGCGAGTCGTCGGGCAGGATCACGCG GTTCAGGTGGTTGCCGAGGCCATTCAGCGCTCCCGCGCGGGCCTGAATGACCCGAACCGACCCATCGCCAGTCTCTTTTTCCTGGGCCCCACGGGCGTGGGGAAAACAGAGCTCTGCCGGAGCTTGGCGGAGCTCATGTTCGACTCTG AGGATGCCATGGTGAAGATCGACATGAGTGAGTACATGGAGAAACACACGATTTCGAGGCTGCTGGGGGCCCCGCCCGGCTACGTCGGCTACGAGCAAGGTGGCCAGTTGACGGACGAAGTGCGGAAGAAGCCATATTCGGTCATTCTTTTCGATGAAAT GGAGAAAGCGCATCCGGATGTCTTCAATATTCTGCTGCAAGTCCTAGACGATGGGCGAGTCACAGACGGAAAGGGCAACTTGGTTAACTTCCGCAACTGCATCGTCATCTTCACCTCCAACCTCGGGTCGCAGCACATCCTAGAAATGGCACGCGATCCAGCTCGCAAGCAGGAAATGAAAAC GAAGGTGATGCAGAGCGTGCGAGAAGCGCTGCGCCCGGAGTTCTTTAACCGCGTGGACGAGTTCGTCATATTCGACTCCCTGAGCAAAAAAG AACTGAAGAGCATCGTGGGCCTCGAGATGGCCAAGGTGGCGGATCGGCTGCTGGAGAAGAAGGTGAAACTCAAGGTGGAAGACTCTGCCCTTGCATATCTCGCTGATGTCGG ATACGATCCCGCCTATGGGGCACGACCGCTGAAGCGGCTGATCCAACGTGAAGTGGAAACACCAATTGCGCAGAACATGCTACGAGGGATAGTGAATGAGAGCGATTCTGTTTCTGTAGCGGCGGAAAACGGCAAACTGAACTTTTCGTTCCCTTCCGCAAAGaagtcgccttcgcctgccgtAACGGCCACGGCTTGA
- a CDS encoding putative small nuclear ribonucleoprotein E (encoded by transcript BESB_030090), giving the protein MSGAVMSNKKLQKIMTQPINLIFRFFTQRMRVQIWLYEQPDLRIEGRIMGFDEYMNMVLDDAEEVYLKKRTRIPVGRILLKGENITLITAT; this is encoded by the exons ATGTCGGGGGCCGTGATGTCCAACAAGAAGCTCCAGAAGATTATGACTCAGCCGATT AACCTGATTTTCAGGTTTTTCACGCAGCGCATGAGAGTCCAGATCTGGCTGTACGAACAGCCCGACTTGCGCATCGAAGGCCGTATCATG GGTTTCGATGAGTACATGAACATGGTGctggacgacgcagaggaagtcTACTTGAAGAAGCGCACGCGCATTCCGGTCGGGCGCATTCTGCTCAAGGGGGAGAATATCACCCTCATCACTGCCACCTAA